The window AATTATGGGCAGGCTAAGGAATGGCTCCACAAAGCATTACGAACCGACCCTGTCTATATACCAGCATGGCTTACCTTGGCAGAACTGGAAAATAATTCTGGTCACAGGTCAAAGGCTAATGAGATCCTGGAATACCTTGATGACCTAATGAAGGACGTTATTCGCTGGCGCTGGGAAAAAGCAATGCTGGCCTACCTTATTGGAAGAGATGATATTCTCACATCAGACCTTGCTTGGCTTTTACAGCAAGATAATCTTACGTGGAAAACAAAAAGAAAAGTGCTCGACTTTTCTTTTTCTCTTTGGCCTGCCCCAGGTGACCTTTTAAAAAAAATGGACAAGGTGAACGCAGAGAATTTATTCTACCATGCTTTACGACTTAACAAGCGAGATACAGCTGATTTTCTCTGGCCGATGCTAGATCATACTCAGCTCGAAGCACAAAAAATTCTCCCGTATATTAACCTGTTGATAAATGAAGACAAAACAAAAGAAGCTGCTGAAATATGGAAGTCCTTTTATCAAAATGATGCCCTGCTCTATAACGGACAATTTGCCCTTCCTCTCGTAAAAAAAGGTTTTGGTTGGCGCATTGGCCACCCTGAAGGTGTCAAAACTGAAACGGCAACACCACTTGTTGGCCCTTCATCATTGCATATCCGCTTTGCTGGAGAAAAAAACATTAATTTTTATCACATTAGTCAAATTATTCCTCTTTCTCACATTAGCCAATACTACAATCTAACAGGTGAGTTACGCAGCAAAGGGATAAGTACTGATCAACGTCCTTTTGTTGAGGTAGTCGGACGTGAATGTTCCCTAACAGCCAAAACAGAGATGGTTCTACCGGATCAGGAATGGGCTCAATTTACGTTAGATTTTTTACTCCCTGAAGAATGTCAGCAGGGAATAGTAGTTCGTCTGCGTCGTCTCCCAAGCCGCAACATAGATAGTCTCATCCGTGGCGATCTCTGGATGACCAATTTTGCTCTTCAGCCTGTTTCTCAGCCCCAGTCCCTGTGATGCAGTCCGAACAGATCCTTATTCAAAAAATCGCTTCACGTCCATCAACTGAAGAGCTTATCCTCTTTATTGCTGAAAACGATGCAATGACAAAGACTTGTTCTCTATTGCATAAAGCGCTAACGCGCGACGACAAAAAAAAACTTAGAGAAATAAGCGAACTTTGCCAAAGATATAATATATCAGTTAGCTACCTCACTCGCGAACTCAATCATATTCAGAGTATCTTTGGGCCTCAACAAATCACAAGCGATGACCACAAGCGACTTGGCCTGCAACCAGGTGCGAGCATTGCGGAAATTAAGCAGGCATATCGAAGGCTCAGTATACAACACCATCCTGACACCTCAAGCAAGAGTGACCCTGCACTATTTATCGAAATAACAAAATCCTACCGTCGACTTGTAGACCAGAAGCCTGGAAATGAACACGCAGCCACATCAGCATCCTCCGCCTGGAGATACAAAAAAAAGGCATCTCCTCGCCAGCAACCTTCCAAAAAATACATCTATTTTATATCACTACTCAGTGGAGGAATTTTACTCGTTATATTAACACTCTCGTTTTATTATCAAAAACGAGTCATGCTCAATAACCTCGGTAAAGTATCATCTCCATCCACTCACAAACAAGTAGAGAAAGCAACAGAGGAAGTGAGTAAAACAGGGCCCAGCTCTCCTGCTCAACCCCAATTCCAATTTTCTCAGCCGAGTACACAGCCTGCTCATTATCAATTACCTGAGCCTCCAATACATATTGCAGAAAAAACACAAGAGCGTTCTCCTGTTTTACAGAAATCTACAAAAATTATCATCCCAAGCCCATCTTCCACAGTAAATCTGGAGCAATCCCCTATCGATGGAGCAGCAAACACAGAAACTGAAGCGAACTCTACCATACCCTCTCAGAATCTTGGTGATAGCGTCAATGAAGAAAACGATAACTCTTTGGTTCAACAATCTACAGTAGAAGGAGTAAATCCCCCCCCTGAGGTCGCTGCTGTTGCTGGACAGGAAGCTCCCTTTGCAGAGATCTTCAAGCACATAGAATCCAGTAAAAAAAATCCTGATGTTCCTCCAGGAGCTGCTAGCGAAGTAGCCAGTAATAATTCAAAAAACGAAGACAAAAAATCCCTTTTTGCGGGAAAAAAGCATCAGCAACCCATTGTCATAAAAGCAAAGAACAAGAAAATCCAGAAAAAAACTAGAGCCAGAGCGGAGGTCAAACAGCAGCAGCCCCTTCAAGAAAAATCTCCTATGGAGCTTCTCAGAAAATTTATCAGCAATTATACGGCTACATATGCCAGGAAGGATATACAAAAATTCTCGCTGCTGTTTACAAAAGACGCCCAGGAAAATGGTACTCCATTTTCAAAAATGCGTAATAAATACATCCAGCTTTTTCAAGCTGTGCAGTCTATAGATTATCATATTGATGTACTGGGCACGGACATACAAGATGGAGGAAGTGTAGCCACCGTAACAGGACGATTTCGAGTAAAGCTCATATACTCCCCTGATAAGATCAGGGATAATAGCGGGACACTCACCTTTTTTCTTGTGAAAAATAATGAGGATTTTAAAGTCAAAGGGCTTTCCTACAATCTTGATCCCAAGTGGTAGCTCTAGAAATCCTTCCTGATAATCTCAGTGCAATCCTCTGAGCTACTGGTGTAGACGGTCTTTATTCTCAGATGTCTCGCTATCCTTTCAATAAACTCGCTCTCGTTCTTGAAATGAAAAATTTGTCCCTGCAGAGTGAATTGGTGATCATCTCTGATGTGATCAAGGCAGGTAATTACGAATTTTTTATCAGAAGCAGAAAAAATTAATTTATCTCGTTGGATTGCGTATTCTAAGAGAGAAAGGTCAAGCAGGCTTCGTCTGAATTTCCCCTGAAAATGATTACGCACATTGGTTTCCAAGGGATTTTGCTGAATAGTATGTGGGAGCCCTTCGTTGCTCATGGGCCCATCCCCATGTCGTGTCTGATAGGCCCGGGTCACCAAATATATATCCAGCTTCTCAGCCATGCAGAGAGCAAGAATATTCTTCGTTCCCGTATGAGCACGGGTTACATAGGGGAAAAAACCATAATGCTGGTCAAGTAAGAGGCCTTGTGAGCCTTCGTAAATATAATCGCTGAACTCTCCTGATTCCCCAGGAGGAAGCCCACGACTTATCCGCACCCAAGGGGATCTGGTAATCACCGAACAACAATGTAAAAAGTCATCTACTTCTACATCATCTGCATCAGTGATATACTCTCGATAAAAATCACGGATAAGTTGAAGACGGGTTTCCAGCACCCAGGGATAGAAGAGATCGGCAAAAGTAAGAGAGTAGAAATGCTCTTCTCTATTGAAGGTAGCCCCAACCCCGACTCCGCAGCTCCCATGAGGATGGTTCTGCTGATTATAGCGGATATCGTAAGGGGTTGTGACCGGGCACTCTGCATCAATAAAGAGTAAGGGCTCCACGCCTTTTTCTAGGAGTGCATCAAGCTCATTAATAATCCCTACCGGATCAATCGTGCAGAACTTTGCAAAATAACTGGGCGCTCCACGCAAGGTACCTGAGCCGAAATTAGAGAACACATGGCGGATCCCCTTATGAACCACCGTATGCCCGGCTTGTTGACCACCGGAAAAACGGATAACCAAGGGGTGTTCAGCATTCCGGCAAAGATAATCGGTGAACATCCCCTTGCCTTCGTCACCGAATCCCGCTCCGATGACAGCTTTATGGTGTATCATTTATTCTATGCAGAAGGCCCACAGAAGCTCATCGCAATGAAACGCTAAAGAATAATCTCAGTACTCGGCGTGAAGGTGCTCTTTCCATTATCCGGCGTTCCCTTTTTTTCACGGGTAACTCTAGCGATAATTTCAGGAATAACCGTAGAAACCTCTTCATGCTGATCCAAAATTATCAGGTGATCGCCGAGTATTTGTTTCCAGCCCTCCATAGTTTCCTGCATTCCGCCTGCATAGGTCTGTTTAATATGCAAATGATAAACATGGTAGGATTCCCTCGCCTTATCCAGCAAGGTGGCAGCATGAAATGCCTCATACTGACCATCGCCCATGATTTGCTTGAGATCCTTGGCTTCAATATCAGGCAGGGTTGGCTCATCGCCGATGGTAAAGAGAAAGCCCTTCTGTTTCCTTTTTTCAAAACAGTCAATGGAGGTATGGAAAGCGGCAAAATACCAGGCCAGGAGATAACTTTCTCCGGTATTCCCCCCTCCCCCGCCTTCAAGATAGACATTGGTCAGCCATTTATCCAGGAGTTCATCACTAGACTCAAACTGGCCCACCTGCAAGGGGCTGCGGTCATACTCATGGTCCCCAATGGCAAGAAACATGAGCTGCGGATCCTTTGTGCCACTCTGGATAATCCGGCCCATGATTTTCGGCAAACCCTCTTTAACCAAATGATGGGAAATTGAGCCCATTGATCCGGTTACATCCAGGGCCAGAATAATTGATACAGATTCAGGATGCTCCTCTGAATCCCTGGACTCCCGGATTTTGACTCCATAAGGGTTCATAGCCCGGTTAATTTCCCGCTGGGAAAAGATCTCCCGAACAGAGCGAGAGGCATAGCCTCTTTCCTTTGATCGTGCTTTCCGATTATCAAGCGAATAACTGCCCCACCCCATGTCTATTTCCCTCCGAACAGATATTGGTAACGCTGTCGAGCAATCTCAAGCGTTATTTCAGCATTTCTAATCTTGATTCCAAGGTCAATATCCTTGGCAACGTACTCCTCGCAATTGAAGTCACTGGCCAGGATCAAACTCTGGGTTGTGGTCGGAGAGAGATCAAGCATATACTCCTGCTCTCGCTGCATCTTTTTGATGCTGATCTCAAGATCTTCTATCTTTCTTTTATAAACCAGCTCCGTGTCTTCGGCTATAGCTGCTGCCCGATCATCCCGAATTTCACGATTATTTCGTTTCAGGGACTGAACAAAGGCCCCTGATAATTCGTCCTTTTCTCTCTCCGCCATATCGAGCTCCTTGCGTTTTCTTTCCGACTACATTCTTCCCAGTACGGTTTCTCCGGCCCGGACCTTACGTCCTTCACTGACAGTAACCTCAATTCCTTTGGGCAGATAGAGGTCCACCCGTGAGCCAAAACGAATCAGCCCGTAACGTTGTCCGCCTTCTAAACGATCGCCCGGTTCAGCCCAGCAAACAATACGGCGGGCGATAAGACCTGCAATCTGCACGGCAGCATATCTCTGTTGATTTTCCGTGCTCACAATCATGGCACAGTACTCATTATGCAAAGCAGCCTGATGCTTATCTGCTGAATAGAACATACCCGGCTTAAACAGCACCCGCTCAACAGTTCCGGCAAAGGGTACCCGATTGACATGCACGTTAAACACGTTCATAAAAATCGAGACCCTGACAACCTCCTCGCGGAGAAAACGCTCATCAAACATTTCCTTCACAGCAATGACCTTGCCATCTGCCGGGCAAATAATGGCATTCTTATCAACCGGAAGAATACGAAAAGGATCACGAAAGAACCAAGTCACAAAAAATGTTGCCACCAGGCCGAGGCAAGTAGCGGATACAGACCCTAAAAGAGCACAAATCAGGGTAGCAAAGGCAGCAAACAGGATAAAGGGAAGCCCTTCCCGGGCAATAGGAATTTCAGGTTTTTTCATTCTGATCTTGATAGGATGGAGTCAGTCTATGATTGCAAAAAATAACAAACAGGGACAAAATTTCCTGAAGAAAAAATAACGATAGGTCAGGTCTCTTGCCGCGTTATTCTACTGACAACACCTCCGTTTGTCAGTAAAAAAATCAAGCGGAAGGGGCGTGGGCTACGGTGCGGCTATGGCATACGCGGCAACGTATCAACAACATCATTCAGAAGGGCAATTCCGGAAAAATTCCGTTCTCTGAGACCGGAGTACAGCACCCGGTCATTCGTTACCAGAACAAGGTCAAGCTCTATAGCGGCTGCAACATAAACCGTATCTTTTTCATCAATCTCTCTGCACAGCTGATATGCCTGTTCAAGGGAGGTTTCCGACAGAAGAAGATTAGGGACGACTGTTACATTGCTGAACAGCTGCAGAACAAAACGCCCTACGGGCGGATTAAAACGGAAGCAATTGCGGTATCCACTTAACCTGCCGACCCGAAGAGTTTCTCTTGTTGCATTCTTGTTTACTCTTGCTTTCCACAAAAGGTCCGTCTCTGCTCAGATCAAAGATATCTCCATAGTCAGGATGCCAAATCCGCCATAAAAACATTTTTTCTTTACAGTTTGGACATGTTAACGGATCTTTCCCGAAACTCTGTACTAGACGCTCTCTCCAGCTCAATGACCTTGAATCACTTTTCATGAATTCAAAAGTCTTCTGGATAAAACGTTTACAGTCCATCAAAATCTCTATCGCGATTGTTTTTGTACGTCGAGAATATAACCCATAATGGCGACCATCTTGAATCCCTTTAGCGGGATATGGTCAATTAATCGTTGTATGAACTCTTTGGCTGGAATCGCTTCGGTAACTTTAACTTCTGTTTTATGATCAATATACCAAAATGTTACTTCCTCACCATCGTAATTCGTTATCTTGTGCTCTGCCAATGCTGGACGAGCCATATAGCGACCAATATATCGAGCTGCATGTCTTGCTGATGTCATCTTGCTTTTACCATTTACATAAAAACCATTACGTTGGCTTTTAAACAGGTAATCTATGAATCTTACATTTTCTTTTGTTTGCGGCAAGCTAGCCTTTATTTCAGTCAGCAAATAATATTGCCATTTTTTTCTAAGCAGACCATATGGCAAAAATGGAATATCAACCCACTGATTGGAAGATGTTAATCCTCCTTCTGTCATTAACATATGGACATGCGGATTAAACTTAAGATCTCTTCCAAACGTATGGACAACTAATAGAATTCCCGGAACAGCATCAACTCCTTTACTTTGAAGTACTTCCACAGCCGCTTTTGAAGCACAATCCATCATAATCTTGATCAGCATACGATCACTAAAAATTATCTTTCGGAGTTCTTGTGGAATGGTAAACACTAAATGTCGATGAACTACGTCGAATATACTTTTCACTGTCTTTTCAACCCATTCATCGACGTATCGCTTACCGCAAGACGTACAGAATCGACACTTACAGGTGAACCCTACTCTCTTTTTTCAAAACAATTCGGACAAATATACTCGACATAGCCATTGGTAGACTCTCCACAGTTGATCATTTTTTCTACATTTTCAACGATTGACTCCCAGTGAAGGCTTGAGTACCTGCTTGCCAATTCAACGCAGACTACATACCAAAAATCACGAAAGATTAATTTTATCAGCTTATTTTTCATTAAGCTAATACTCTATTCGCAATTACAACATGTTGAAAGGAAAATTTTATAATTTCCTATACAAGAACAAATTCCTGGAACTCTTCCTCTCGAAGCTTGGTTTTCTTCAGGATACGCTTTCTGTATTTTTCAAGCTCCAGAAAAGCAAAATCGGGAAGATACATCGTATGCTCCGAAAAGAGCAGTGTATAAAGTTCCTTGCCGCTAATAAAGGCACTGAACAGCACATTTGCATCAAGGATATATCCCTTGCTCATAATCTCTTCTGTAAAAATTTGATCTTATATTCGTGCCAAGCGTCTTCACGCGCCTCTGAAAGCTCTCTCTTATGGTCTATTCCTGACCGTCGAATCTCCTGCGAAATCTTCTCGCCTAAATATTGAAGCCGCAGCAATGAGAGCTGACGTTCTATAAAGGTGCGGACAGTTCTGCTGCCGATCTGCTGCAGCAGGGTATCGTCAATTTCCAGCTGAATGGTGCTCATATATGTTCTCTCCGGTATTCAGTTTTCACTCTCCGTAATCCCGACGGAGCAGGGATGGATTACAAGAAAAATTATACCTTAAATATGAGGCGATGTCACCTTTTACGGTTTTCGGGCGGGAGCGGATGAAGGAGTGAGAGGTGATTTCCTCTTGAGCGGCAAGGTGCGTGTTTCTACTGAGAGGGTTGGACGGAGAGTTCGGTCTCGGGAATAGTGACTGAAAAAGAAAAAGCCGCGAGCGTAAGCTGGCGGCTCTTCATTTCACATAACATCACTTATGCGGCTATGTTGCAATTCACTTTGTGATAGAACCACATTCAGGACATTTATATTTGGCCTGGTGTGTATGCTTTAAGGGAGCAGTCAAGTCTAAAACTAAAATCAATTTTTTTTGATTACTATAACAGTAAGTACAAAAAGGGCCAGGGCATTCATCGTCTGCCGGATTCTTTAAAAAATAGTGGCCGTCTTTAAACGTAACGTCACCTTTAATATCTAATTTATGTTGCAAGCCATTAATTGCTTCCTTCAATTCGTGGTTCTCGTCGCGTGCTTCATAAAGCTTAATTTTTACTTCAGAGAGAGCTTCAATTAAATCAGCTAGTTTTAATTTTGCTTCTGCATCTTTAAGAAGAGAGCTTACATCCTTCAGTTCTTTTGTGATATCAATTGCTAATTTTATAGATGTTAACCCAGCATTAATTGCGCTAATATCTGGCATAACCCCTCCTTTTTATCTGAATTATTAAAATATTGTCTAAAAAAATTTCTAACCATTCTTATTTAAAAAGTAAATATAAAATCAATTTCACTTCAACAAAATGTACTCTCAACGGTATCACACCCCGTTTTCAAATCGAGGAATGATGCAGGTTAGAGGGCGGTGTTGAAGGTTCGAATCCCGGAGGCAAAAAATCAGTTACTTTCAGGAAACGCCCTGCTGAAGTATTTACTTTCCCATCTACTTTTTTTATTGTCATCTTTAATACCAAGGCCATAAACACCTTGGTCATCCAGGCCAAGCAAATTATTAATCTTACCGTAGACCTCTACTACTTGGTTATCATCTAAATGAACATACAACTTGGAAGCAACAGAACGGCATGGTGTAACACGATAATATATATACGTTATTCGTGAAGGATGAAGAATGGTTCGGACTCCATTTCTATCTGTAACCGAGGAAGTATCTGGATTTGATAAATTTGGCGGCCCAAGAATTTGCTTCACCTGATCCCCAGTCATGTTAAGCGAAACCTTTCTTATCTCTTTTGTAGTGATGCCTTTATCAAGGGGGAAACTTGGAAATGAACTCAATGCCATTATTAATATAAAGAACAAAACGCCCTACGGGCGGATTAAAACGGAAGCAATTGCGGTATCCACTTAACCTGCCGACCCGAAGAGTTTCTCTTGTTGCATTCTTGTTTACTCTTGCTTTCCACAAAAGATCCGTCTCTGCTCAGATCAAAGATATCTCCATAGTCAGGATGCCAAATCCGCCATAAAAACATTTTTCTTTACAGTTTGGACATGTTAACGGATCTTTCCCGAAACTCTGTACTAGACGCTCTCTCCAGCTCAATGACCTTGAATCACTTT is drawn from Candidatus Electrothrix aestuarii and contains these coding sequences:
- a CDS encoding phosphatidylserine decarboxylase family protein, coding for MKKPEIPIAREGLPFILFAAFATLICALLGSVSATCLGLVATFFVTWFFRDPFRILPVDKNAIICPADGKVIAVKEMFDERFLREEVVRVSIFMNVFNVHVNRVPFAGTVERVLFKPGMFYSADKHQAALHNEYCAMIVSTENQQRYAAVQIAGLIARRIVCWAEPGDRLEGGQRYGLIRFGSRVDLYLPKGIEVTVSEGRKVRAGETVLGRM
- a CDS encoding DnaJ domain-containing protein, giving the protein MQSEQILIQKIASRPSTEELILFIAENDAMTKTCSLLHKALTRDDKKKLREISELCQRYNISVSYLTRELNHIQSIFGPQQITSDDHKRLGLQPGASIAEIKQAYRRLSIQHHPDTSSKSDPALFIEITKSYRRLVDQKPGNEHAATSASSAWRYKKKASPRQQPSKKYIYFISLLSGGILLVILTLSFYYQKRVMLNNLGKVSSPSTHKQVEKATEEVSKTGPSSPAQPQFQFSQPSTQPAHYQLPEPPIHIAEKTQERSPVLQKSTKIIIPSPSSTVNLEQSPIDGAANTETEANSTIPSQNLGDSVNEENDNSLVQQSTVEGVNPPPEVAAVAGQEAPFAEIFKHIESSKKNPDVPPGAASEVASNNSKNEDKKSLFAGKKHQQPIVIKAKNKKIQKKTRARAEVKQQQPLQEKSPMELLRKFISNYTATYARKDIQKFSLLFTKDAQENGTPFSKMRNKYIQLFQAVQSIDYHIDVLGTDIQDGGSVATVTGRFRVKLIYSPDKIRDNSGTLTFFLVKNNEDFKVKGLSYNLDPKW
- a CDS encoding PIN domain-containing protein; translation: MSKGYILDANVLFSAFISGKELYTLLFSEHTMYLPDFAFLELEKYRKRILKKTKLREEEFQEFVLV
- a CDS encoding PIN domain-containing protein, with translation MWKARVNKNATRETLRVGRLSGYRNCFRFNPPVGRFVLQLFSNVTVVPNLLLSETSLEQAYQLCREIDEKDTVYVAAAIELDLVLVTNDRVLYSGLRERNFSGIALLNDVVDTLPRMP
- a CDS encoding adenylosuccinate synthetase; the encoded protein is MIHHKAVIGAGFGDEGKGMFTDYLCRNAEHPLVIRFSGGQQAGHTVVHKGIRHVFSNFGSGTLRGAPSYFAKFCTIDPVGIINELDALLEKGVEPLLFIDAECPVTTPYDIRYNQQNHPHGSCGVGVGATFNREEHFYSLTFADLFYPWVLETRLQLIRDFYREYITDADDVEVDDFLHCCSVITRSPWVRISRGLPPGESGEFSDYIYEGSQGLLLDQHYGFFPYVTRAHTGTKNILALCMAEKLDIYLVTRAYQTRHGDGPMSNEGLPHTIQQNPLETNVRNHFQGKFRRSLLDLSLLEYAIQRDKLIFSASDKKFVITCLDHIRDDHQFTLQGQIFHFKNESEFIERIARHLRIKTVYTSSSEDCTEIIRKDF
- a CDS encoding transposase; translation: MFTIPQELRKIIFSDRMLIKIMMDCASKAAVEVLQSKGVDAVPGILLVVHTFGRDLKFNPHVHMLMTEGGLTSSNQWVDIPFLPYGLLRKKWQYYLLTEIKASLPQTKENVRFIDYLFKSQRNGFYVNGKSKMTSARHAARYIGRYMARPALAEHKITNYDGEEVTFWYIDHKTEVKVTEAIPAKEFIQRLIDHIPLKGFKMVAIMGYILDVQKQSR